The DNA sequence GCCAGCAGGATATTTCATTTTTTTTATTGAATATATATATAATTAAGTTTAAAATACAATATTAGGTAGTATTTATGCAGGAAGCTTAAAATAAATAAACTTCGAAACAAAATAACGTGTCCAAAACAAAGGCACACATTCGATTATTTGATCATCTACTAAAAACTGGAGGTTTTGATATGGACTTCATCTTCAAAGTTATCCAAGAGAATTGGCAGCTTGTACTTCTCTTGTATTCATTTATTATATTATTGCTAATATTTCTCGCTGTATCTAATTCTATAACTTGTTCCATATATAAAAAAAAGTATAAAAAACTTATGCGAGGATTAGACAATAAAAATTTAGAAGTTCTTTTAAACAATCAACTTGATAGGATAGATGAATTTCAAAAAAAGTTATCGGTAAGTGAACTAAAATTAAATGTTATAGAAAGGGACATGGATACATGTATACAAAAGATAGGAATAGTGCGTTATGATGCCTTCAACGATATTGGCAGCGAATTAAGTTTTTCAATCGCATTGCTGGATAATAGTAATTCCGGATTAATCCTTACAGGTCTTCGTACACGAAACAGCTCAACTCTATATGCAAAACCTGTAAAATATGGCAAATCAGAATACCCCTTATCTGAAGAAGAGCTAAAAGCAATCGCTGATGCGTTAAACTTAGAGATTTGATCATCAGCGATACATTAAACGCCTCCTTACAGCGAATACTATAATAGGGAGGTGTTTTTATGATAATTGCAGTGCAACCTGAACTTGAAAAATTAAAAATTGAATTAGAAAACAAAGGT is a window from the Clostridia bacterium genome containing:
- a CDS encoding DUF4446 family protein, coding for MDFIFKVIQENWQLVLLLYSFIILLLIFLAVSNSITCSIYKKKYKKLMRGLDNKNLEVLLNNQLDRIDEFQKKLSVSELKLNVIERDMDTCIQKIGIVRYDAFNDIGSELSFSIALLDNSNSGLILTGLRTRNSSTLYAKPVKYGKSEYPLSEEELKAIADALNLEI